AAAACAATGACTTACTTACAATTTGGAAACATAACGATTCCTACTGTGTGGCTTGCATCTATCATTTCTCTCTTTCTTGCTGCTTCATATTCCAAACTATTATTACGTCAAAATGCAGGCGATTGGTATTGGAATGCTTTCTTTCTTTATTTAATTGTATGGAAACTTAGCTATATTTTCTTTCATTTCAAATTGTTTTTGGATATGCCCCTTTCCATCTTATACTTTAACGGTGGGATAAAAGGCCATTTTTTGGCATTAGCCTCTCTCTCTTTTTATCTTCTAAAGATTGCTAAGAAAAAACATCCTTCTCTTTCTTTAGAAGGAGCAAATATATTTCTGCTATTTTTTATTAGCTATGAAGTCACGATTAATATTTTGGAAAAAAATGTATTAGAGGCATCTGCTCACTTCATCGTTTTTTCTAGCTATTTGTTCTTGCTTTTATTTTTCAAAAAGAACAATATCTTTCTTTCTAAACAAATATTTTTGATCATACTATTAATTGAGCTGTTTTTATTAAGCATCTTTGATCGTTTCTTAACGATAGAAACATGGACTTTTATTTGGGTAGGGTTTACGATTTTTAATCTTTTTGAAAAAGAACGATAAGGGGGAGCAAAAAACTTGAAAAAAAACGTTTTATCGATCGCTATTTTAGGACTAGCTATTGCGATTGTTATCGTGAATTTTTGGAAATCAAATAATATAGAGGAAAGTGAAGACTATTCTCAAGAAATAACAGTAAGTGAAAACATCCCAGGTGTAGATCTATCCGAAGTGGAAGAAGGAAAGCCTGCACCGGACTTTAAATTAACAACTTTAGAAGGCAGAGTCGTTAAACTTTCAGATTTTAAAGGAAAAAAAGTCATTTTAAATTTTTGGGCTACTTGGTGCCCTCCTTGTAAGGCTGAGATGCCACATCTTGAAAATTTTTATAACAAATATCACGACAAAGGGATTGAAATCTTAGCTGTAAACTTGACTAATATGGAGAAAGGCGAGGAGAACATCAAATCCTTTGTGAAGGATTATGGACTTACTTTCCCTATTCTCCTTGATGTAGACGGTTCAGTTGGCCTAAAATACCAAGCTTTCACGATTCCAACAAGCTATATTATTGATTCAAAAGGTGTCATTACGAAGAAAATCGTCGGTCCAATGGATGAAAACATGATGACAAGCTTAACAAAGGACATTGATTAAAAAATTATCCATACTTAAAAACCTGATACAAGCAATTTCTTCTCCATCTATTCAAAAAAATCGAGAGGCTGTCCGAAAAGTGGTTTTTCAGTTTGAGCATTAAAAAATCAAAACCCAAGAATGCTGTTATATCAACATTCTCGGGTTTTTAATTTGCAAACATAAACACTAAAATGGACTTTTTAGACAGCCCCTATTTTTGTGTATTTTTTGAATAACGACCAGCACTTATTTACACATCTACATTGATAAAATCTGCCGTTTGTTTTTATTGTATTGAAAAATCAGTGTTAAATAAATCACCGCCACACTGATTAACAAAACGATCGCACCATACTTTTGCTCATGAACAGGTGAATATGGCAATAACCTTTCGAGAAGATTGGCTGGAAGCGAGTCCATTGATACACCTATTGGTAAACATAACGCAACAGCTGAAATTAACAAGTCTGGATCTGAATAAATGGAATAAAAACTTGTTGATGAAAAAAGGTAAACAGCCGCCATTGGTAAAAATAGACATACATTCCCTATTACATAAAATCCAAGTGGCTTTTTGTTTTCCTCTTTCAATTTTTGAATAGGTGGAAATATCGGCCACCATAATAAAAAAGCCGCAATACATAACGTAAAAATCGAGACATAATTCCAAATATAATGACTTCTGACAAAATTAAAAACAATTGGAAGATGATAAATATTCCATAATAGATGAAAGGTTATCATTCCAACAAGCGGTTTAGAAAACGAATGAAAAAGCTTTTGCCAGAAAGGAACTAGATACAAGCAATCTAGTACTTTCGTTTTAAAGCCAATTAACAAAAGAGGGATGGATATGAACAAAATCAACACCATTTGTATCATATGAGCACGGAAAATTAAACGACCTAGCATATTTAGCGGACTTCCTAAGGCAATAAAAAATACGATAGCACCTAAGAGAAAAAAATAAGTGTGCCCTTTCGTATGTTCCTTTGATGCAGGCAATAAAAACAAATATAAAACGATTGCTAATAGCACTAAAAATAACACACCAAAATTCCATAAAACATGGTAACTAAAATTACTTAAAACATTGAACATGTCCATTTACAGCTCTTCCTTTCGTTTTTTCTATTGTAAAACAAAGGAAGGATCGTATCTGTGACATTTATCACAAAACGACACCAACAAAAAGACACAGCAAATTTCATTTATTTGTTATCTCTTATGAAATGAATAAAGGTATAATAGTGATATGTTTATTTGAAAGGATTTGATCAAATTGGCCATGACCCATACCTTCCCTAAGAATGAAGAGATCGCCAATGCTATTACACATGGAATTGGGTTTTTGTTAAGTATTGCTGCTCTCGTTTTACTGATCATCAATGCCGTTAATATTGGATCTATTTGGTATATCGTAAGCTTTTCCGTTTATGGAGGAACCATGATTTTACTTTTTCTATCTTCTACACTTGTTCATAGTTTCCCGAAAGGAAAAGCAAAAGACTTGTTTGAAATATTTGATCATTCTGCTATTTATTTGTTTATAGCGGGAACGTATACACCAATCGTATTGACCGTGTTACGTGGACCGTTAGGATGGACAATATTTGCGATTGTTTGGACATTAGCCATTGCCGGGGTTATTTTTAAAGTGTTTTTTGTAAAAAAATTTTTATATACCTCAACCTTTATCTATATTTTGATGGGCTGGCTCGTTGTTTTTGCATGGAAGCCGCTAACTATTAGTCTGCCATCGAATTGTTTATATTTTCTAGTCATTGGCGGTATTTTCTATACATTTGGAACTATATTTTACATTTGGAGAAGCTTTCCTTACCACCATGCTGTTTGGCACATGTTTGTTATTGCTGGATCGATTTTTCACTTCTTTGCTATCGTCAATATAGCTTGATGAGATTTTTTTAAATTTATCGCTCTTTTCTAAAAGATTGTTGCTTTACTAAACAGCTTTTCGCTGTCAGGTAAGCGATACATCTGCAATGTCACGCTATGAAAAGTAATTAAGAAAACATCCAAAATTATATTTACTATCGATATAAGAATAAAGGGATAAATATTAAAAAATGTCACATATTAAAAAAAAGAATGAAATTAAGGAGGAAAGGACAATGAATGTTACAAGAGCGAAAGAAATATTACAATCACCGACAATCATACCGGTCACCTATCAAGGAAAGGAAATTATCATTCAAAACGTCGATGAAGATACGAAGACAGCAAGAGTTTATTTTAAGGAAAACCGTGAAGAAGAACGCACTGTACCCATTTCATCACTTATCGAGCATTAAGAAAGCTCTGCCTTTGTGCAGAGCTTTTTAGATGTTATCTTCATTCTTTGTTTTCCGTTTCATTTAATACACGGTTCACTCGTTTTTCTAACATTTTCATCCCGCTTGCACCTGCTTGGAAGTGACGAAGCTTCCCATCTTTATCAAATACATAATAGGCAGGTACATATTGATTTTCAAATGCATCGGTTAATTTATGTTCACTATCCACAAAAATCGGTTGTGTAATCCCGTGTTCCTCAGCCACTTTTTTAATTTCATCTAAATCTAAGTCGTTCTCTGATCTCGGCATATGAACAGCTACAACATTTAATTTATCTTTATATTGATCACGAAATTCGTTAACTTTCGGCATCGCTTCTTTACATAAGTGGCAGCTAATTGACCAAAAATGAATTAAAGTAGGTTTTTCTCCAACTAGCTCTTCTTTTGTTACTTCACCATTAATCCATGCAGTAGCACCCGTTAATTCTGGCATGGGTTCACGTAATTTCATATTGATCCCTCCAAAAAGATTCTCGTATTGTCAAAAGTTTTTTAATAAAAACCGGTAAAACTCTTGGTATTAATGGACATGTGGGTAAAAAACGTTCTCCCCCCTTTAGGAGAGAAATTCTGACTGCATCTTCCACCGAGGCTTTACATTGAGTGACGAGTATGATAGGCTATAAAGCCTTACGCAACAAGGATTGGCTGCGTCTTTGCGTAAAGAATCATGCTCGTGGAGGCTCAATGCCAAGCCTTCAATATTCGAAGAGTTTTCATATTTCTTTTGACACTACCAAGATTCTCGATTTTATCATGTCCTAAAAAAGGCCTAACGAACCCGTTAGGCCTTACTGTTTGATTAAAATATTTTTAAACGTTTAAAGTTTCTTGACCTGGCTTCCAGTTTGCTGGGCAAAGTCCACCAGTTTGCAGAGCTTGAAGAACACGTAATACTTCATCAACGTCACGACCGATGTTGTTATGGTGAACAACTTGGTACATTAATTCACCCTCAGGGTTAATGATGAATAAACCGCGAAGTGCAATACCTTCTTCTTCAATTAATACACCATAGTCACGAGAAACGACATGGTTAGTGTCTGCCGCTAATGGATATTTTAATTGGCCAAGACCGTTGTCTTTACGGTCCGTGTTGATCCATGCTAAGTGAGTGTGGATTGTGTCAGTTGATACGCCAATTACTTCTGCATCAAGATCTTCAAACTCATCATAACGGTCAGAAAGTGCGATAATTTCAGTTGGACATACGAATGTGAAGTCCATTGGATAGAAGAAAAGTACAGTCCATTTACCGTTTTTCATGTTTTCTTCTAAGCTAACTTTACCAAATTCTTTGTTTGGTAAAACCGCATCCATTTCAAAACGTGGAGCTTGCTTTGCAACCATACGTTCTGCCATATGTATCCCTCCATAATAAATTTTTATTTGACAAAGGAATCAGAGTGACTCCTTTAATCAACAAAGAATGAGAAAAATGACGTCATTTTCTCAATAAATCTTTCCAATACTCATACTAAATTAATTATAATTGACAATATTTTTTTAGTCAATGTAAAGTAATAATTAATTTAAATAAATTGTTTAAAGGAAATAAAAGAAATGAACAATTTTATTATCCCATAATCTTACTTTTTCATTAAATTTTCATGACAAACCATGAAATCGTCTTTTTCTATGTTAAACTTGCTTCTGTAATATTAGTTTAACATTTCTTTTAAAAGTTACCAAACGATTGGATTTATTTTTTAGGTTTTTTAACAGATTGTTGCTTTACTATAGCTTTTCGACTGTCACTTGCTAGAGACATGCTTGTTATGACACGCTATAGCATGTTGTGAACTGAACAAAAGTTTATGGACAGACAACTGTAATTTGTCCGATCACGTGCTTTGTTCGGTTCATAGGCAGTCGAAAAGCAATAAAGTTTACGAAATCAGCTTTTTTTATAGAAAGGATGATGATAATGGATTGGCTTGAAAGCATTGATTGGGGTGGACTTGCCACAAAAGCGGGTATTATCATTTTAAAGCTAATCGCCATTTATATTGTTTATTTAGTCGTAAAGTCAATCGGCACGAAAGTAATCGAAAGGGCGTTCGATCGATTGCAAAATCGAGATCAAATATCGAATGGAAGAGCCCTTACCTTACAAACACTTTCATTAAACTTATTTTCTTATGTGTTAATTTTCATTTATGTCGTAACCGTTTTTCAAGTGTTTGGATATAATGTAACCGCACTTTTAGCTGGAGCTGGAGTTGTTGGTTTGGCAATCGGTTTTGGCGCCCAAGGACTTGTAAGTGATGTTGTAACAGGATTTTTTCTCCTATTAGAAAAGCAAATCGATGTAGGTGATTATGTTACGACTGGTGGTTATTCTGGAATCGTTGAGGCTGTTGGTTTACGAACAACACAAATTCGCGGCTTTGATGGAACACTTCATTACGTACCAAACCGGGAAATCGTTGGCTTAAGCAACCATTCACGCGGAAATATGCGAGCACTTGTTGATATAAGCATTGCTTACAGTGAAGATATTGATCAAGCGATTACCGTTTTACAGGAGGCTTGTGATCAATTAGCCACTACTAATGATGCTATTGTAGAAGGTCCGAATGTGCTTGGGGTTCAAACATTAGGAGCCTCTGATGTTGTGATTCGTGTTTTGGCGAAGACGAAAAATATGGAGCAATGGAATGTAGAACGGGAATTACGTAAAGTGCTAAAAGAAGCGCTAGATCAGCACGGAATTGAAATCCCATTCCCACATCAAGTGATGATTCATAAAAATGAAGAAGGGTGACGCCTTTTCCTCTTTCTTTTTTTATAAACGTGTTGCTTTTGAATACCTAACCGATCATGAGATGATAGAAGAATCGACGAATCAGTAATTGACTTATTTTTTATCTTAAAAGCAGCAACTATAACAAAAGGATTAATAAATAAAACTGCCGCAAAATATCAGGCTATTACACAAGCTGAGTTTAATTTCCTTTGCATAAATAAGAAGAGCCTAAATGGACTCTTCTTATTACCCACTACTATAAGAGGTTTATTTTAATTTCCGTTCTACCTGCTGACAAACTTGATCAGCGCTCATGCCTCTAGCATTAATCACTGAAGCTTCAGAGACAATATTTTGAATCCCCATCACATTTTCATCTTGTCCCGTAATAACACAGCAGTCGCAGCCTTGTGCATCATTTTCTTGTCTGAGCGTTACGACTTCATGACCTCTTTCACGCAATGCAGCTTGAACTTGAGTTAATGATTGTTCAACACCAATTTTCGCCATTTTTTCATCCCACCTCCTAACAGTAATTTGTCACATGGAGATGGGAATTATGCTCTTTTTTTAATTTCCTTTCCAAGAAATATACTGGCATAATAAGTCAACCGCTACTTTAATGGCGTTTTCATTTGGATTTAGTTTGGCATGATGTAAGCCAAATGGAGAGTCGACTCCTAACCAAAACATAAATCCAGGAATTTCTTTTAACATATAGCCAAAATCTTCGCCAGTCATTTGCTCTGTACATTGTTTTACGATGATATTTGTTTCTTTTTCAACGAAGGACATAAATTCTCGTGTTCGCTCTTCTTCATTCCAAACTTGATAGTACATGGCGCCATAATCAATCATCGCTTCACATTGGTATCCTGCTTCAATTCCTTTTACTAAGGCCTCAATTCTTTCTTTTACTTTTTTCATCGATTGTACAGATAAGGTCCGAATCGTTCCTTCTAACCGAGCCCTTTCAGCAATAATATTTTGAACCGTTCCACTTGTTATTTTCCCAATAGTCACGACTGCACTATCTAATGGATCAATATTTCTCGATACAATCGACTGAAGCTGGGTTACTAGCATAGAAGCGGCTACAACCATATCATTTGTTTGATGTGGAAAAGCAGCATGCCCGCCTTTTCCCTTTAAATCGATAAATAATTCCGATGTATTTGCAAATAATAACCCTGGTTTTGTCGCAATCGTTCCGACTGGGAGCTCTGGGGCAATATGCAAGGCAAAAATAAAATCCGGATTCCATTCCTTCATGATGTCACTTTGTAGCATAGGCTCTGCTCCGCCAGGTCCTTCTTCAGCAGGCTGGAATATAAATAATAGATCGTCACAAATGGGATTATGAACAAAATAAGTTAAAACTCCTAATGCAATCGTCATATGAAAATCGTGGCCGCATGCATGCATATTTCCTTCGTGCTCTGAGCGAAAATCAAGTCCCGTCTCTTCTTCAATCGGTAAGCCATCCATATCGGCACGATATGCGATCATTTGTTTTGGGTTTACTCCATTTATTTTGACAAAAATTCCTGTTTTCCACTTCTTAACTTCGAGCCTTTCTTGCGGTAAAGATGATATGTATTGAAGTAAATATTGTTGGGTCTTAAATTCTTGAAATCCTAATTCCGGGATTCGATGTAAATCTCGTCGAATCGTTATTAGCTCATCGAAATTCA
This genomic interval from Bacillus alveayuensis contains the following:
- a CDS encoding hypothetical protein (product_source=Hypo-rule applied; superfamily=55729; transmembrane_helix_parts=Outside_1_9,TMhelix_10_32,Inside_33_38,TMhelix_39_61,Outside_62_70,TMhelix_71_93,Inside_94_99,TMhelix_100_122,Outside_123_131,TMhelix_132_149,Inside_150_153,TMhelix_154_176,Outside_177_179,TMhelix_180_197,Inside_198_201), with translation MTYLQFGNITIPTVWLASIISLFLAASYSKLLLRQNAGDWYWNAFFLYLIVWKLSYIFFHFKLFLDMPLSILYFNGGIKGHFLALASLSFYLLKIAKKKHPSLSLEGANIFLLFFISYEVTINILEKNVLEASAHFIVFSSYLFLLLFFKKNNIFLSKQIFLIILLIELFLLSIFDRFLTIETWTFIWVGFTIFNLFEKER
- a CDS encoding peroxiredoxin (product_source=COG1225; cath_funfam=3.40.30.10; cog=COG1225; pfam=PF00578; superfamily=52833; transmembrane_helix_parts=Outside_1_4,TMhelix_5_23,Inside_24_192); amino-acid sequence: MKKNVLSIAILGLAIAIVIVNFWKSNNIEESEDYSQEITVSENIPGVDLSEVEEGKPAPDFKLTTLEGRVVKLSDFKGKKVILNFWATWCPPCKAEMPHLENFYNKYHDKGIEILAVNLTNMEKGEENIKSFVKDYGLTFPILLDVDGSVGLKYQAFTIPTSYIIDSKGVITKKIVGPMDENMMTSLTKDID
- a CDS encoding putative membrane protein (product_source=KO:K02862; cog=COG3336; ko=KO:K02862; pfam=PF09678; tigrfam=TIGR02737; transmembrane_helix_parts=Inside_1_12,TMhelix_13_35,Outside_36_44,TMhelix_45_67,Inside_68_79,TMhelix_80_99,Outside_100_118,TMhelix_119_138,Inside_139_144,TMhelix_145_167,Outside_168_179,TMhelix_180_202,Inside_203_214,TMhelix_215_237,Outside_238_251,TMhelix_252_270,Inside_271_282) yields the protein MDMFNVLSNFSYHVLWNFGVLFLVLLAIVLYLFLLPASKEHTKGHTYFFLLGAIVFFIALGSPLNMLGRLIFRAHMIQMVLILFISIPLLLIGFKTKVLDCLYLVPFWQKLFHSFSKPLVGMITFHLLWNIYHLPIVFNFVRSHYIWNYVSIFTLCIAAFLLWWPIFPPIQKLKEENKKPLGFYVIGNVCLFLPMAAVYLFSSTSFYSIYSDPDLLISAVALCLPIGVSMDSLPANLLERLLPYSPVHEQKYGAIVLLISVAVIYLTLIFQYNKNKRQILSM
- a CDS encoding hemolysin III (product_source=KO:K11068; cog=COG1272; ko=KO:K11068; pfam=PF03006; superfamily=81419; tigrfam=TIGR01065; transmembrane_helix_parts=Inside_1_12,TMhelix_13_35,Outside_36_39,TMhelix_40_62,Inside_63_82,TMhelix_83_102,Outside_103_106,TMhelix_107_129,Inside_130_135,TMhelix_136_158,Outside_159_162,TMhelix_163_182,Inside_183_188,TMhelix_189_208,Outside_209_211), with the protein product MAMTHTFPKNEEIANAITHGIGFLLSIAALVLLIINAVNIGSIWYIVSFSVYGGTMILLFLSSTLVHSFPKGKAKDLFEIFDHSAIYLFIAGTYTPIVLTVLRGPLGWTIFAIVWTLAIAGVIFKVFFVKKFLYTSTFIYILMGWLVVFAWKPLTISLPSNCLYFLVIGGIFYTFGTIFYIWRSFPYHHAVWHMFVIAGSIFHFFAIVNIA
- a CDS encoding small acid-soluble spore protein H (minor) (product_source=KO:K06425; ko=KO:K06425; pfam=PF08141; tigrfam=TIGR02861), which encodes MNVTRAKEILQSPTIIPVTYQGKEIIIQNVDEDTKTARVYFKENREEERTVPISSLIEH
- a CDS encoding thiol-disulfide isomerase/thioredoxin (product_source=COG0526; cath_funfam=3.40.30.10; cog=COG0526; pfam=PF00578; superfamily=52833) yields the protein MKLREPMPELTGATAWINGEVTKEELVGEKPTLIHFWSISCHLCKEAMPKVNEFRDQYKDKLNVVAVHMPRSENDLDLDEIKKVAEEHGITQPIFVDSEHKLTDAFENQYVPAYYVFDKDGKLRHFQAGASGMKMLEKRVNRVLNETENKE
- a CDS encoding alkyl hydroperoxide reductase subunit AhpC (product_source=COG0450; cath_funfam=3.40.30.10; cog=COG0450; pfam=PF00578,PF10417; superfamily=52833), translated to MAERMVAKQAPRFEMDAVLPNKEFGKVSLEENMKNGKWTVLFFYPMDFTFVCPTEIIALSDRYDEFEDLDAEVIGVSTDTIHTHLAWINTDRKDNGLGQLKYPLAADTNHVVSRDYGVLIEEEGIALRGLFIINPEGELMYQVVHHNNIGRDVDEVLRVLQALQTGGLCPANWKPGQETLNV
- a CDS encoding small conductance mechanosensitive channel (product_source=KO:K03442; cath_funfam=2.30.30.60,3.30.70.100; cog=COG0668; ko=KO:K03442; pfam=PF00924; superfamily=50182,82689,82861; transmembrane_helix_parts=Outside_1_9,TMhelix_10_32,Inside_33_63,TMhelix_64_86,Outside_87_100,TMhelix_101_123,Inside_124_279), whose protein sequence is MDWLESIDWGGLATKAGIIILKLIAIYIVYLVVKSIGTKVIERAFDRLQNRDQISNGRALTLQTLSLNLFSYVLIFIYVVTVFQVFGYNVTALLAGAGVVGLAIGFGAQGLVSDVVTGFFLLLEKQIDVGDYVTTGGYSGIVEAVGLRTTQIRGFDGTLHYVPNREIVGLSNHSRGNMRALVDISIAYSEDIDQAITVLQEACDQLATTNDAIVEGPNVLGVQTLGASDVVIRVLAKTKNMEQWNVERELRKVLKEALDQHGIEIPFPHQVMIHKNEEG
- a CDS encoding hypothetical protein (product_source=Hypo-rule applied; cath_funfam=3.40.50.2000; pfam=PF03698; superfamily=52317), whose amino-acid sequence is MAKIGVEQSLTQVQAALRERGHEVVTLRQENDAQGCDCCVITGQDENVMGIQNIVSEASVINARGMSADQVCQQVERKLK
- a CDS encoding N-acetyldiaminopimelate deacetylase (product_source=KO:K05823; cath_funfam=3.40.630.10; cog=COG1473; ko=KO:K05823; pfam=PF01546,PF07687; superfamily=53187; tigrfam=TIGR01891), which gives rise to MNFDELITIRRDLHRIPELGFQEFKTQQYLLQYISSLPQERLEVKKWKTGIFVKINGVNPKQMIAYRADMDGLPIEEETGLDFRSEHEGNMHACGHDFHMTIALGVLTYFVHNPICDDLLFIFQPAEEGPGGAEPMLQSDIMKEWNPDFIFALHIAPELPVGTIATKPGLLFANTSELFIDLKGKGGHAAFPHQTNDMVVAASMLVTQLQSIVSRNIDPLDSAVVTIGKITSGTVQNIIAERARLEGTIRTLSVQSMKKVKERIEALVKGIEAGYQCEAMIDYGAMYYQVWNEEERTREFMSFVEKETNIIVKQCTEQMTGEDFGYMLKEIPGFMFWLGVDSPFGLHHAKLNPNENAIKVAVDLLCQYISWKGN